A stretch of Aureispira sp. CCB-E DNA encodes these proteins:
- a CDS encoding lipopolysaccharide assembly protein LapB — protein sequence MKKFFLGFLAIASATTINAQNPRTSMVNASMSLEMYDTDPTKIEELKKAKEDIDYAAAHETTAGDPKVWRYRGKIYNRIAFNAKLKADNKNAGVLALESFSKAWDLEAEKLKTKGKDISKIPGKSDFQSGFEGACRALYNGGADAYNAEDYQLAYESFTGILTIRPKTAKGLAKKPVSLVTASKIDMEKEAARLGGMSAIQLGKPKEAEFLLLPLLEGKKIDEKLIPTTYSMLAGAWQKAGDNKKAKEVLSKARKEYPTNQSLLIAEINIALSEGKLQELEGKLKQAVEGDKENVELHFVLGNVYDGIFREKLEAGDAEMAKDFFDKAVSWYKKAAEIDPKHFNSSYSLGALHVNYSNSFAKAMNEITNMKDPKFKEYQARYNELLDLGLAHLQTAEEINPDDLGVAIALKEVYSRKDDEANYLKYKAKVEKLKK from the coding sequence ATGAAGAAATTTTTCTTAGGCTTTCTAGCAATAGCAAGTGCCACAACTATTAATGCTCAGAATCCCAGAACGTCAATGGTAAATGCTTCGATGAGTTTGGAAATGTATGATACAGACCCAACAAAAATAGAGGAGTTGAAAAAGGCGAAAGAAGATATTGATTATGCAGCAGCACACGAAACAACGGCTGGTGATCCTAAAGTGTGGAGATACAGAGGAAAAATCTATAATCGTATTGCTTTTAACGCCAAATTAAAGGCGGACAACAAAAATGCTGGTGTTCTAGCATTAGAATCTTTTTCAAAAGCTTGGGATCTTGAAGCAGAAAAGCTAAAAACTAAAGGTAAAGATATTTCTAAAATTCCTGGAAAATCAGATTTTCAATCAGGTTTTGAAGGGGCGTGCCGTGCTTTGTACAATGGTGGAGCAGATGCTTATAACGCAGAAGATTATCAATTGGCTTACGAATCTTTTACAGGAATTCTAACAATTCGCCCTAAAACTGCTAAGGGATTAGCTAAAAAGCCCGTAAGCTTAGTTACTGCTAGCAAAATTGATATGGAAAAAGAAGCTGCTAGGTTAGGAGGAATGTCTGCTATTCAACTAGGCAAACCTAAAGAAGCAGAATTTTTGTTATTGCCACTTCTTGAAGGTAAAAAAATTGACGAAAAATTAATTCCTACTACTTACAGCATGTTGGCAGGAGCTTGGCAAAAAGCAGGAGATAACAAGAAAGCTAAAGAAGTTTTGTCTAAAGCTAGAAAAGAGTATCCTACCAATCAAAGCTTACTGATTGCTGAAATCAATATCGCTTTGTCTGAAGGAAAACTACAAGAATTGGAAGGGAAGTTGAAGCAAGCAGTTGAAGGTGACAAAGAGAATGTTGAGCTGCATTTCGTGCTTGGGAACGTTTATGATGGCATTTTTAGAGAAAAATTGGAGGCTGGAGACGCTGAAATGGCGAAAGATTTCTTTGACAAAGCTGTCTCTTGGTATAAAAAAGCAGCAGAAATAGACCCTAAGCATTTTAACTCTTCTTATAGCTTAGGAGCACTTCATGTAAATTACTCAAATTCATTCGCAAAAGCAATGAACGAAATTACAAATATGAAGGACCCTAAATTTAAAGAATATCAAGCTCGTTATAATGAGTTGTTGGATTTAGGCTTAGCACATTTGCAAACTGCTGAAGAGATTAACCCCGATGATTTGGGTGTTGCTATAGCTCTGAAGGAAGTTTATAGCCGCAAGGATGATGAAGCTAATTACCTTAAATACAAAGCAAAAGTTGAAAAATTGAAAAAATAA
- a CDS encoding protein rep: MCNKSRNINKKEVATSRNDGGNLSALDKLDTSVHFSPDYYGSKANRDGFLKVNYRIKNLDIVSALKTTTLANDPAIEKVCKGLSCCSTMSIVEVHKGNNTASIHKTSHKCKRRLCAICARIRANKYRTRFINAYQDPENRHLFKGKYFYFFTLSLKHNTTTVRTGVYLDEFKKNMRKLRRSKLWEFYFPYSKNEPESGYAQSYELTLTENGYNIHSHILMCCPPMKRSFKHIEKDFQEKWLEITGDSKGFRIDKRKISKEDLEDAMHGNDNPKFVKIIAETFKYTVKVGNPKRLKDTENAERLANWIVHTKGKNLITANGFFKGMQLFGQSSKYDNEAPETEEKYYDKNYKYYLGKTAHLKFNYSVTKNYTTKVRQHILHFVALTGMSYDFIDITDHVEDFDRFMGMTLEDKDYIFLVDLFVNVGGFEQQREYHNNSINDCSKQLLLWQNHRTEIESPPNQFS; encoded by the coding sequence ATGTGTAACAAGAGCCGAAATATCAATAAAAAAGAGGTTGCCACGTCAAGAAATGACGGCGGCAACCTTTCGGCACTTGATAAGTTAGATACATCAGTCCATTTTTCCCCTGACTATTATGGTAGCAAAGCAAATAGAGACGGGTTCTTAAAAGTTAACTACAGAATTAAAAACTTAGATATTGTTTCCGCTCTCAAAACTACTACCCTAGCAAATGATCCTGCAATAGAAAAAGTGTGCAAAGGTTTATCATGTTGTTCCACAATGTCTATTGTAGAAGTCCACAAAGGGAATAATACGGCATCCATACACAAAACATCACACAAATGTAAAAGAAGGCTTTGCGCTATTTGTGCAAGAATTAGGGCTAATAAATATAGAACTCGCTTTATAAATGCCTATCAAGACCCTGAAAACAGACATTTATTCAAAGGGAAGTATTTCTATTTCTTCACACTTTCTCTAAAACACAACACAACAACAGTCAGAACTGGGGTGTATTTGGATGAATTTAAAAAGAACATGAGAAAATTAAGGCGTTCCAAACTATGGGAGTTTTACTTTCCTTATTCTAAAAATGAACCTGAAAGCGGGTACGCTCAAAGTTATGAATTGACCTTAACAGAAAATGGCTACAACATACACAGCCATATATTAATGTGTTGCCCTCCTATGAAAAGGAGTTTTAAGCATATAGAGAAAGATTTTCAAGAAAAATGGCTAGAAATTACAGGAGATTCTAAAGGTTTTAGGATAGATAAACGCAAAATTTCAAAAGAAGATTTAGAAGATGCGATGCACGGGAACGACAATCCCAAGTTTGTAAAAATCATTGCTGAGACTTTTAAATATACTGTTAAGGTTGGAAATCCTAAACGCTTGAAAGATACTGAAAATGCAGAACGTTTGGCAAATTGGATAGTACACACTAAAGGTAAAAATCTAATAACAGCCAACGGCTTTTTTAAGGGAATGCAGCTCTTTGGGCAAAGTTCTAAATACGATAATGAAGCACCTGAAACCGAAGAGAAATATTATGATAAGAACTATAAATACTACTTAGGGAAAACGGCTCACCTAAAGTTTAATTACTCTGTAACGAAGAACTACACCACAAAAGTAAGGCAGCACATTTTGCATTTTGTTGCACTTACGGGCATGAGTTATGATTTTATTGACATAACGGATCATGTCGAAGATTTTGACCGCTTTATGGGAATGACGCTCGAAGACAAGGACTATATATTTTTAGTTGATTTGTTTGTCAATGTTGGTGGCTTTGAGCAACAAAGAGAGTATCACAATAACTCTATAAATGATTGTTCTAAGCAACTTCTTTTGTGGCAAAATCATAGGACAGAAATAGAATCCCCTCCCAATCAATTCAGTTAG
- a CDS encoding transglutaminase-like domain-containing protein produces MIRTEMIPEPSGKIITWFYGDGTTEDIMYVIEQVDQMEIRKGFEEFSKQFAISYEGLYHLWDFVRNKITYRADSENPFLVQDVKDPYSLWALGVGDCKSKTIFVNAVLRCLGVPHLIRYSSYDNVNYTHVYTVAFLNGRKIIIDSVYDYFDKEEYYKKVKDVDNMNGTTIRSIHGIHKNSTPIDACKRLEELRQRKEYVPEQAPIAFNKLSEGIAALKILERRFVILNAMSDEKGLVEKGLGMIQQAISKGVVPTGTIDNSLQGLALMINKFLNQGNVKAINEGVNVQKFRVSYQKAINELKNGGIGSFPEQKCIWDDWNYQYDANLPNDFVGNNLNTALSPFVPSSGSIATMDSQKYRMFYFYGLNSMFRAKFSQVANDIESLHRTLINDGLIQEAIQHLGHWDNISFPNQSSKNAYYDFMKLEMPVMSNYVNSIFRADKKSTLSGGTVSSAVFYPFIDDLVSVSGMTLNDLPATVLTKKVFQDQFLASCNLFSGVSSQNIRMLAENCCLFDNGELPNVTINKLTKIYNPSIQEPITATVAAIAAAIVGIVAAVGAAMASVEKAKTESSKIDSFAATTANFQSPTNSVMPDNLDWLPQVNPPNQNNNNSNSNNNNNNNTNDKGGFPVLPVAVAAGAGLLWVNSKKKKQ; encoded by the coding sequence ATGATTCGTACAGAAATGATTCCAGAGCCTAGTGGAAAAATAATCACATGGTTTTATGGTGATGGTACAACAGAGGATATTATGTATGTGATTGAACAAGTTGACCAAATGGAAATTAGAAAAGGCTTTGAGGAGTTCTCCAAGCAATTTGCTATTTCTTATGAAGGGTTGTATCACTTGTGGGATTTTGTACGCAATAAAATTACTTACAGAGCAGATTCTGAAAACCCTTTTTTGGTTCAAGATGTAAAAGACCCTTATTCCCTTTGGGCATTGGGTGTTGGGGATTGTAAATCCAAAACCATTTTTGTCAATGCCGTTTTGCGTTGTTTGGGAGTACCACACCTTATTCGATACTCTTCTTATGACAATGTAAATTATACTCATGTATATACTGTTGCTTTCCTCAATGGGCGAAAAATAATTATAGATTCTGTTTATGATTATTTCGATAAAGAAGAATATTATAAAAAAGTTAAAGATGTTGATAATATGAATGGAACAACGATTAGAAGTATTCATGGTATTCATAAGAATAGTACTCCTATAGATGCCTGTAAGCGGTTAGAGGAATTAAGGCAAAGAAAGGAATACGTACCTGAGCAAGCCCCCATAGCATTTAATAAACTATCAGAGGGAATTGCAGCGTTAAAGATATTAGAACGCCGTTTTGTTATCCTTAACGCTATGAGCGATGAAAAGGGATTAGTAGAAAAAGGTTTGGGGATGATTCAACAAGCAATTAGCAAAGGAGTTGTGCCAACTGGAACAATAGACAATAGTTTGCAAGGGCTTGCTTTAATGATTAATAAGTTCTTAAATCAAGGCAATGTAAAAGCAATTAATGAGGGTGTTAATGTTCAAAAATTTAGAGTGTCTTACCAAAAGGCAATCAATGAATTAAAAAATGGTGGTATAGGTTCCTTTCCTGAACAAAAATGTATTTGGGATGATTGGAATTATCAATATGATGCCAATTTACCAAATGATTTTGTGGGTAATAACCTAAATACTGCTTTGTCTCCCTTTGTTCCTTCTTCTGGGTCCATTGCAACAATGGATAGTCAAAAATATAGAATGTTTTATTTTTATGGATTAAATTCTATGTTTCGTGCAAAGTTTAGTCAGGTGGCAAACGATATTGAAAGCCTTCATAGAACTTTGATTAATGACGGCTTAATACAAGAAGCTATCCAACATTTAGGGCATTGGGATAATATAAGCTTTCCAAATCAAAGCAGTAAAAACGCTTACTATGATTTTATGAAATTAGAAATGCCTGTTATGTCTAATTATGTAAATTCAATTTTTAGAGCAGATAAGAAAAGTACTTTGAGTGGAGGAACTGTTTCTTCTGCTGTTTTTTATCCTTTTATAGATGATTTGGTAAGTGTTTCAGGAATGACATTAAACGACTTACCTGCAACCGTTTTAACTAAAAAAGTTTTTCAGGATCAGTTCTTGGCTTCTTGTAATTTATTTAGCGGTGTTTCTAGTCAAAATATTAGAATGTTGGCTGAAAATTGTTGCCTTTTCGACAATGGAGAATTACCCAATGTAACAATTAATAAACTCACCAAAATATACAACCCAAGTATACAAGAACCTATAACGGCAACTGTTGCAGCTATCGCTGCCGCAATAGTTGGGATTGTTGCGGCTGTTGGGGCAGCAATGGCTTCTGTCGAAAAAGCAAAAACAGAAAGTTCAAAAATAGATAGTTTCGCAGCTACTACAGCTAATTTTCAAAGTCCGACTAATTCAGTCATGCCTGACAATTTAGATTGGTTACCTCAAGTAAACCCACCTAATCAAAATAACAATAACAGCAACAGTAATAACAATAATAACAATAATACTAATGATAAAGGGGGGTTCCCTGTGTTGCCTGTTGCTGTTGCTGCTGGGGCTGGGCTTTTGTGGGTGAACAGTAAAAAGAAAAAACAATAA